The Fulvivirga maritima genome segment TGATGCTGAGCTTAAGAACTTGGTGAGTCAATACTTAATCACCAATACAAACTTTTAATTTTTTAATATTTCGATGGCAAAAACACTATTCGATAAGATTTGGGACAAGCATGTGGTTCAGGAGATTGAAAACGGACCGCAGGTTGTATATATAGACCGTCATTTTATACATGAGGTTACCAGCCCACAGGCATTTGCAGGGCTAAAAAGAAGAGGTATTGGCGTATTCCGTCCTGAGCAGACGGTAGCCACAGCTGATCATAACGTTCCTACTATGAATCAGCATTTACCTATTAAAGACCAGCTCTCACGTCACCAGGTAGAGACTTTGGTGAAAAACTGTGATGAGTTTGGCGTAGAGCTTTATGGCTTAGGGCACCCTTTTCAGGGGAATCGTTCACGTAATAGGGCCAGAGTTGGGAATCACTCAGCCTGGAATGACTATTGTTTGTGGAGATAGCCACACTTCTACTCACGGAGCTTTTGGAAACATCGCTTTCGGTATAGGTACTAGTGAAGTAGAGCAGGTTTTTGCTACTCAGTGTATCCTTCAGAAGAAGCCTAAAACCATGAAAATTCAGGTGGATGGCAAGCTTAAAAATGGAGTGCTTTCTAAAGATATTGTTTTATACATTATCTCTCAGATCACTACTGGTGGAGGTACCGGATATTTCATAGAGTTCTGTGGTTCGGCCATAGAGTCACTATCTATGGAAGCGCGTATGACTATCTGTAACATGAGTATAGAGATGGGAGCCAGAGGCGGAATGATCGCTCCTGATGAGATCACCTTCTCTTATTTAAAAGGTAAAAAATTCGCTCCTCAGGGAGAAGAGTGGGAAGAAAAACTCGCTTACTGGAAAACATTAAAAACAGACCCTGAAGCTAAGTTTGATAAAGAATATCATTTCAAAGCAGAAGATATAGAACCTATGATCACCTACGGTACTAACCCTGGAATGGGTATTGGTATCACGCAGAGCATCCCTGGTGGTAACGGTCAGGCCAGCGCCGGACTTAAAAAATCACTGGAGTACATGGATCTGCAAGGTGGAACTCAACTGTTGGGTAAAAAAATTGACTATGTATTTATAGGTAGCTGTACTAATTCTCGCATTGAAGACCTAAGACTGGTAGCTAACCTGGTTAAAGGCAGGAAAAAAGCAGAGCATGTAAATGCTATGATTATCCCTGGTTCCAGACAAGTAGAAGATCAGGCTAAAGCCGAAGGTATCGATAAAATATTGGCTGAAGCTGGTTTTGAGCTTCGCCAGCCAGGTTGTTCTGCCTGTTTAGGTATGAATGAAGACAAGGTGCCAAGAGGAAAATATTGTGTTTCTACCTCTAACAGAAACTTTGAAGGCCGTCAAGGTCCTGGAGCCAGAACTATGCTGGCCAGCCCGCTTACAGCAGCTGCGGCAGCCCTTAATGGCTATATAACTGATGTTAGAGAAATGATAGAAGACTAAAATTAGAAATGGATAAATTCGATACATTAATATCAACTTGTGTTCCTATTCCTTTTCAGGATATAGATACTGACCAGATCATACCGGCAAGGTTTCTTAAGGCTACTACCAGAGAGGGCTTTGGCGATAATCTATTTTGTGACTGGCGCTATGATGATAAGGGAAATCCTAATGAAGACTTTGTTTTGAATAAAGATACTTATTCAGGAAAAGTGCTGGTAGCGGGAAAGAATTTTGGTTGTGGTTCTAGTAGAGAGCACGCTGCCTGGGCTATTTATGACTACGGTTTCAAAGTAGTGGTAAGCAGCTTTTTTGCAGATATTTTTAAGAATAATGCCCTGAATAACGGCTTGCTGCCTGTTCAGGTAACTGATGAATTTTTAGAAAAGATTTTTGAAGCTATAGAGGCTGATCCTAATACGGAAGTGAAAGTAGATCTTGATACGCAAACCGTAACATTAGTAGGTTCAGATATAAGTGAGGAGTTTGAAATTAACCCTTACAAAAAGCACTGCCTTAAAAATGGTTTTGATGATATAGATTTTCTGCTGAGTAACCTGGATAAGGTGAAGGCTTACGAATCTGATAGTATAATGAAATAATGATGGGTGAAACAAGCCTCCCGTAGGATTATTGGGTTTAGGTTGACCTACTTACGGGGGCTGTTTCTTTTAGCAAATATAAGAATGAAGAAAAAAATAGCAATATTGCCTGGTGATGGCATAGGGCCTGAAGTTACAAAGCAGGCGTTAAAGTCACTTAAATCTATAGAGGAGGCCTTTGGCCATGAGTTTACTTATACAGAGGCTCATGTGGGTGCTGCTGCTATAGATGCTACAGGCGATCCTTTTCCTCAACAGACTGAAGATGTTTGCCGTGATGCAGACGCCATATTGTTTGGTGCTATCGGTGATCCTAAATATGATAATGATCCTAAAGCTAAAGTAAGACCTGAGCAAGGATTATTGGCTATGCGTAAAAAGCTTAACCTTTTTGCTAACGTAAGGCCAGTGAAAAGTTATGATGCACTGCTTTCTAAGTCACCGTTAAAAGAGAGTATTATTAAAGGTACTGATTTTGTGGTATTCAGAGAGCTAACAGGTGGTATCTACTTCGGTCAGCCAAGAGGAAGATCAGAAGACGGTAACCAGGCATTTGATACTTGTAATTATAGCAAAGAAGAAATTACCAGGATAGCTAAGCTGGCTTTTGAGGCAGCTGGTAACAGAGGTAAAAAAGTAACGCTGGTAGATAAAGCTAACGTTTTGGCTACCTCAAGACTTTGGAGAGAAACCGTTCAAGAAATGGCTTCTGATTATCCTGATATACAGTTAGACTTCATGTTTGTAGATAATGCAGCCATGAAAATCATCCAAAATCCTAAAGATTTTGATGTAGTGCTTACTGAAAATATGTTTGGAGATATCATTACTGATGAGGCTTCTGTAATTGCAGGCTCCTTAGGTATGTTACCTTCAGCGTCTATTGGTACTGCACAAAGCCTTTTTGAGCCTATTCATGGTTCATATCCTCAGGCAGCAGGTAAAGACATAGCTAATCCTTTTGGAGCTATTCTTTCGGCAGCCATGCTTTTAGAATATTCTTTTGGTTTGGTAGAGGAGAGTAAAGCTATTCAAGATGCCGTACTTAAAGCGGTAGACGATGGTTTTGTTACTGAAGATATAGATAGAGAGAACCCGGTAGGAACGGAAGAGGTAGGAGACAAGGTGGCTGCTTATATCAAGGAAATGTTAGCAGTGTAAAAGTGGCCATGAAAAAAAACATACCACAGCGTTGTTATTTAAAAAACTATTTGGTTAGCTTTAAATCAAAGAGCGAAAATGAAAAGCATAAACATCAATATTTCCCTGATTATTATTAGCGTCGTGGTGAGAACCATGCGGGATTGGTGATGCTATGCCTATAAAATTATATAGAGCGCCAATCCTATCAAGGGTTGGCGCTTTTTTTATGATTAAAATTTAAAAGCCATGTATTACAACAACGACACTATCGTCTTCCAAAATGGCCAATGGCTAAAGGCTAAAGATGCCACAGCCACCATGTATAACCAAACACTACACTACGGTATAGGGGTGTTTGAGGGTATAAGATCATACAAAAATGTAAATGGCTGCAATATATTCAGAGCTAAAGAGCATTATGATCGTCTGCTGTATTCTGCATCTAAAATGCATATAGAGCTGCCCTATTCGATAGAGGAACTGGTGAGTATCACCTATGAGTTGTTGGATAAAAATTAACCTTACTGATGCTTACATCAGGCCATTGGTTTATCAGGGTATGAATATGGCGCTTACGCCAGCTGCTGAAACCAATGTCTTTATAGGAGCATGGGAGTGGGCCAAATATCTTGGCAACGGACCATTAAACGTAATGATCTCTTCTTACCAAAGGCCTAACCCTAAATCTTGTGTAATGGAAGCCAAAGTGGTAGGGCATTATACTAACTCTGTTTTGGCTACCACAGAAGCTAAAAAGCTGGGTTATGATGAGGCTTTATTATTAGACATACATGGTAATGTGGCTCAGGGGCCGGGAGCGAATTTCTTTTTTGAAAAAGATGGTGTGTTGTACACTCCTCCTGCTGGTAACATTTTACCAGGCATAACCAGAGCTACTATTATGGAATTAGCCAAAGAGCTGGAAATAAGAGTAATAGAAAAGCATTTTACAGTAGATGAAGTGTATGGTGCTGATAATGCATTTTTTGCAGGTACAGCGGTGGAAATAACACCTATAGGAGCTATTAACGGAGATAAATTTAAAGGTAACTGGGATGAATCTGCCGGTAACAGCTTGTATATGATGTATCGTACCAAAGTGCAGCATAATGAATATCAAGGACTTACAATAGTATAGATAAATGTCAGAAAATCTCAATAAATACAGTAAAGCAGTAACGCAAGACCCTACGCAGCCCGCCGCTCAGGCTATGCTGCATGCCATAGGGTTAACAGATGAAGACTTAAAAAAGCCTCAAATAGGGGTGGTGAGCACAGGGTATGAAGGAAACCCCTGTAACATGCACCTGAATGACCTGGCTAAGGTGGCTAAAGAAAGTATCAATAAAGAAGAACTGATAGGCCTTATCTTTAATACTATCGGTGTAAGTGATGGTATTTCTATGGGTACACCGGGTATGAGGTACAGCTTGCCATCAAGAGATATTATAGCAGATTCTATTGAGGTGGTGGTGAACGCACAGTCTTATGATGGTGTAGTAACCGTAGTAGGGTGTGATAAAAATATGCCTGGAGCTATGATAGCTATGGGCCGATTAAACAGGCCGGGAATATTGATATATGGCGGAACCATAGCTCCCGGATGTTATAAAGATAAGAAACTGGACGTGGTAAGTGCTTTTGAGGCACTTGGTCAAAAAATAGCAGGCTCTATCTCTGAAGAAGATTTCAGCGGAGTGGTACATAACGCATGCCCGGGAGCAGGAGCTTGTGGAGGTATGTATACTGCTAATACTATTGCTTCGGCCATAGAAATGCTGGGTATGAGTTTGCCTTATGGCTCTTCTAATCCTGCCACTAGTGGTGAGAAAGATGATGAATGCTCTCGAATAGGAGCAGCCATGAAAAGACTGATAGAGCTGGATCTGAAACCTAGAGACATAGTTACTCGCAAGTCTTTTGAAAACGCAGTAAAGCTGGTTACAGTGCTCGGAGGATCTACTAATGCTGTATTGCACCTGTTGGCAATAGCAAAGGCCTTTGAAATTGATTTTGATATTAATGATTTTCAGAAAATAGGTAATAGCACCCCATTCCTGGCAGATCTTAAACCAAGTGGTAAGTACCTGATGGAAGATTTGCATAAGCACGGTGGTGTACCAGCGGTAATGAAACTGATGCTTAAAGAGGGCATTATAGATGGTAGCTGCATGACAGTAACAGGTAAAACTTTAGCAGAAAATTTAGAAGAGCTACCTGAGTTGCCTGCAGAGCAGGATATCATTCGCCCTTTCTCTGATCCTATTAAAAAGACAGGACATATCAGGATTTTGCGCGGTAATCTGGCTCCTGATGGAGGTGTGGCCAAAATCACTGGTAAAGAGAGGAGAAGTATTTGAAGGTCCGGCTCACATTTTTGATAGTGAGTATGATGCTAATGATGGTATCAGAAACGGAGAAGTAAAAGCTGGAGAAGTGGTGGTTATCCGCTATGAAGGGCCTAAAGGAGGGCCAGGCATGCCGGAAATGCTTAAGCCTACTGCAGCTATAATGGGTGCCGGCTTAGGTAAATCAGTGGCACTGATAACTGATGGAAGATTTTCAGGAGGTACGCATGGTTTCGTGGTAGGCCATATCACTCCTGAGGCGCAAGATGGGGACCCATCGCTTTGGTGGAGAATGGAGACATGATCCGCATAGACGCTACCAATGACACCATAGAGGTGCTGGTAGATGAAGAAACAATGAAAACAAGAAAGCAAAAATGGATAGCTCCACCGTTAAAAAAGACAAGTGGAGTATTATATAAATATTCAAAAAGTGTTTCATCTGCATCTTTAGGGTGCATAACTGATCTTTAATTATGGATACATTAACCAAAACAGTTGGTGAGAAAGAAGAAAGTACCAAGATGAATATAAGTGGGTCTGAAGCAATAATCAGATCGCTCTTAGCAGAAGGGGGTCGGTACTGTGTTTGGTTATCCTGGAGGTGCCATAATGCCAACATACGACGCTCTTTATAATTTTCAAAAGGAGCTCAAACATGTACTGACCCGTCATGAACAGGGAGCAATACATGCAGCGCAAGGTATGGCCAGGGTAAGCGGTAAGCCGGGAGTAGTGTTTGCTACTTCAGGGCCGGGAGCAACTAACCTAATAACCGGTTTGGCAGATGCCAAAATAGATAGCACTCCTTTAGTGTGCATCACCGGCCAGGTAGCGTCTCCTTTGTTAGGTACAGATGCTTTTCAGGAAACTGATATTGTAAGCATTTCTATGCCTGTAACTAAATGGAATACTCAGGTCACAAGACCAGAAGATATACCTAGTGCTATAGCTAAAGCATTTTACATAGCTACCTCGGGCAGACGGGGCCAGTACTCATAGATATTATAAAGATGCTCAGATCGCATCATTAGATTTTCAATATAAGCAATGCACTGGTTTTAGGAGTTATGTGCCTAACCCGGCTATAGATCTAGATGAAATAGAAAAGGCCGCAGCATTGATCAATCAGGCTAAAAAGCCATATGTTTTGTTTGGTCAGGGTGTGATTTTGGCTAATGCCGAAGAGGAGTTCAAAGAATTTATTGAGAAAACAGGAATACCAGCTGCCTGGACTGTACTTGGGCTTTCGGCCTTGCCTACAGATCATCCTTTAAATGTAGGAATGCTAGGTATGCACGGTAATTATGGACCTAACGTACTCACTAATGAATGTGATGTGCTGATAGCCATAGGCATGCGTTTCGATGACAGGGTTACTGGTGACTTAATCGTTATGCCAAGCAGGCTAAGGTGATTCACCTGGAGATAGATCCTGCCGAAATAGATAAGAACGTAAAAACAGATATCGCTTTACTGGGTGATGCTAAGCAGCTTTTGCAAGCGCTAAACACTTTGTGCAAGGAAAATAAGCACGAAGCATGGCGACAAAAGTTTGATGAATACAAGGCGATTGAGTTTGAAAAAGTTATAGAGAAAGAACTTAATCCTACCAAGCCTGGACTTACCATGGGTGAAGTAGTGAGAAGAATAAATGAACTTACTGATAGCGAAGCGGTAATAGTTACAGACGTAGGTCAGCACCAGATGGTGGCTTGCAGATATGCTACCTTCAAAAAATCTAAGAGTAATGTTACTTCTGGTGGTTTAGGTACTATGGGCTTCTGCTTACCAGCAGCCTTAGGTGCTAAGCTTGGCGCACCTGAAAGAGAAGTAGTAGCTATCATTGGTGACGGTGGTTTCCAGATGACTATTCAGGAGCTGGGTACTATTTGTCAGACAGAGGCCGCAGTAAAGATCATTATCCTTAATAATCAGTTTTTAGGAATGGTTCGCCAGTGGCAGCAGTTGTTCTTTGATAAGAGGTACTCATCCACAGAGCTTATTAACCCAGATTTTGTGGCCATAAGTAAAGGCTTCGGTATAGAAGCAAGCAAAGTCAGTGAGAGAGACAGCCTGGATGAAGCCCTTAAAACCATGATGGATTATGATGGCTCATACTTGCTGGAAGTGATGGTAGAAAAAGAAGACAACGTGTTCCCTATGGTACCTACCGGTGCTTGTGTTACAGATGTTAGATTAGGGTAACCAAAACCAATAATAACGTGAAACAATCATACACTATAGTAGTATTTACAGAGAATAAAATAGGGTTACTGAATCGTATTTCTGCTCAGTTTACCCAAAGGCACATCAATATTGAGAGCCTTACTACTTCAGAGTCAGAATATCCTGGTATTCACCGCTTCACCATAGTGATAGAGGATACAGAAGAAAAAACCAGGAAGGTAGTGAAGCAAATAGAAAAGCAGGTAGAAGTGCTAAAAGCCTACTGCTTTACTGATGCTGAGACTATACATAGCGAAATTGCTTTGTATAAAATCAAAAGAGAAGATAGCCTTGATTTAGAAAAACTTCACAAGCTGGTTAAAGATAATAATGCCTCAGTGAAGGAAATGGTTAACGGCTTTGTGATCATAGAAAAAACCGGAACTAAAGAGGAAACTCATAAGCTGTTTGAAGAGCTATATCCTTTTGGCTTACATGGATTTGTAAGATCAGGAAGGGTATCATTATCTAACAGGATGAGTACTTTCAAAAGCTATCTTCAGGCATTGGAGATACATTCAAAAGAAATAATAACAGACAATTTTTAATACAAATAACTAATTAATTAGAACATGGCAAAAATTAATTTTGGCGGAGTAACAGAAGAGGTGGTAACTCGTGAGGAATTCCCACTAGCAAAAGCTCAAGATACATTAAAAGAAGAGACTATAGCAATTATCGGATATGGAGTACAAGGTCCTGGTCAGGCACTTAACCTTAGAGATAATGGTTTTAATGTAATTGTAGGCCAGAGGAAGGAATCTAAAACATGGGACAAGGCAGTATCTGATGGATGGGTGCCTGGTGAAACTCTTTTTGAAATAGAAGAGGCCTGTGAAAAAGGTACTATTATTCAATATCTGTTATCTGATGCCGGCCAGATTAGTTTGTGGCCTACAGTGAAAAAGCATCTTACTGCTGGTAAAGCGCTTTATTTCTCTCATGGCTTTGGTATTACTTATAAAGAAAGAACAGGCATTGTTCCTCCTGAAGATGTAGATGTTATTTTAGTAGCTCCTAAAGGGTCAGGTACTTCTTTAAGAAGAATGTTCCTAGAGGGAAGAGGATTAAACTCTAGCTATGCTATCTTCCAGGATGCTACTGGTAAAGCTAAAGACAGAGTAGTGTCTTTAGGTATCGGAGTGGGTTCAGGATATCTGTTCCAAACTGATTTCAAAAAAGAAGTATACTCTGACCTTACTGGTGAGCGTGGTTCGCTTATGGGAGCTATCCAGGGGATATTTGCAGCTCAGTATGAAGTACTAAGAGCTAATGGTCACTCTCCTTCTGAAGCTTTTAATGAAACAGTAGAAGAGCTTACTCAGTCTCTTATGCCTTTAGTAGCTGAAAATGGAATGGACTGGATGTACGCCAACTGTTCTACTACAGCCCAAAGAGGAGCTTTAGACTGGTGGAAGAAATTCCGTGATGCGTCTAAGCCTGTATTTGAAGAGCTATACAAAGAAGTAGCAGCAGGTAACGAAGCTCAGAGATCTATAGATAGCAACAGTAAGTCTGACTATAGAGAAAAATTAGAAGTAGAGCTTAAGGAACTTAGAGATTCTGAAATGTGGCAAGCAGGTTCAGAAGTGAGAAAACTAAGACCTGAAAATAACTAATAAAACAACTTTAGATAACGGGCAGTCATATTATGACTGCCTGTTATTTTATACCAATTTTTTTTAATAAGATCATGAAGCCGGAAGTGAACAAAGCGAGAATATCAATAGATAATATATTAGCAGCAGCAGAAAATTTAAAAGGTGTGGCCATTCGTACTCCTCTAATGCCAAATCCCACTCTTTCTGATAGGTTTCAAGCTAATATTTTGCTTAAAAGAGAAGATCTTCAGATGGTGCGGTCTTATAAGATAAGAGGAGCCTATAATAAAATAGAAAGCCTTTCTCCTGAATTATTAGCTAATGGTGTGGCCTGCGCCAGTGCTGGTAATCATGCTCAGGGTGTTGCTTTCGCTTGTGCTAAAAAACAAATTCAAGGTACTATTTTTATGCCTACCCCTACACCTAGCCAAAAGGTGCATCAGGTGAAGATGTTTGGGAAAGAATTTGTTAAAGTGGTGCTTACCGGAGATACTTTTGATGACGCCTTTGAAGAAGCATCTAAATTCTGTGAAGAAAATCAGGTCATGTTTATCCCTCCTTTTGATGATGAGAAGATAATAGAAGGACAAGCTACCGTGGGTAAGGAAATACTGGAAGATAGCACGGAGCCTATAGATTACCTGATACTGC includes the following:
- the ilvC gene encoding ketol-acid reductoisomerase, with the protein product MAKINFGGVTEEVVTREEFPLAKAQDTLKEETIAIIGYGVQGPGQALNLRDNGFNVIVGQRKESKTWDKAVSDGWVPGETLFEIEEACEKGTIIQYLLSDAGQISLWPTVKKHLTAGKALYFSHGFGITYKERTGIVPPEDVDVILVAPKGSGTSLRRMFLEGRGLNSSYAIFQDATGKAKDRVVSLGIGVGSGYLFQTDFKKEVYSDLTGERGSLMGAIQGIFAAQYEVLRANGHSPSEAFNETVEELTQSLMPLVAENGMDWMYANCSTTAQRGALDWWKKFRDASKPVFEELYKEVAAGNEAQRSIDSNSKSDYREKLEVELKELRDSEMWQAGSEVRKLRPENN
- a CDS encoding aminotransferase class IV, translating into MYYNNDTIVFQNGQWLKAKDATATMYNQTLHYGIGVFEGIRSYKNVNGCNIFRAKEHYDRLLYSASKMHIELPYSIEELVSITYELLDKN
- the leuD gene encoding 3-isopropylmalate dehydratase small subunit; the protein is MDKFDTLISTCVPIPFQDIDTDQIIPARFLKATTREGFGDNLFCDWRYDDKGNPNEDFVLNKDTYSGKVLVAGKNFGCGSSREHAAWAIYDYGFKVVVSSFFADIFKNNALNNGLLPVQVTDEFLEKIFEAIEADPNTEVKVDLDTQTVTLVGSDISEEFEINPYKKHCLKNGFDDIDFLLSNLDKVKAYESDSIMK
- a CDS encoding aminotransferase class IV → MSCWIKINLTDAYIRPLVYQGMNMALTPAAETNVFIGAWEWAKYLGNGPLNVMISSYQRPNPKSCVMEAKVVGHYTNSVLATTEAKKLGYDEALLLDIHGNVAQGPGANFFFEKDGVLYTPPAGNILPGITRATIMELAKELEIRVIEKHFTVDEVYGADNAFFAGTAVEITPIGAINGDKFKGNWDESAGNSLYMMYRTKVQHNEYQGLTIV
- the ilvN gene encoding acetolactate synthase small subunit yields the protein MKQSYTIVVFTENKIGLLNRISAQFTQRHINIESLTTSESEYPGIHRFTIVIEDTEEKTRKVVKQIEKQVEVLKAYCFTDAETIHSEIALYKIKREDSLDLEKLHKLVKDNNASVKEMVNGFVIIEKTGTKEETHKLFEELYPFGLHGFVRSGRVSLSNRMSTFKSYLQALEIHSKEIITDNF
- the leuB gene encoding 3-isopropylmalate dehydrogenase: MKKKIAILPGDGIGPEVTKQALKSLKSIEEAFGHEFTYTEAHVGAAAIDATGDPFPQQTEDVCRDADAILFGAIGDPKYDNDPKAKVRPEQGLLAMRKKLNLFANVRPVKSYDALLSKSPLKESIIKGTDFVVFRELTGGIYFGQPRGRSEDGNQAFDTCNYSKEEITRIAKLAFEAAGNRGKKVTLVDKANVLATSRLWRETVQEMASDYPDIQLDFMFVDNAAMKIIQNPKDFDVVLTENMFGDIITDEASVIAGSLGMLPSASIGTAQSLFEPIHGSYPQAAGKDIANPFGAILSAAMLLEYSFGLVEESKAIQDAVLKAVDDGFVTEDIDRENPVGTEEVGDKVAAYIKEMLAV